TAATCAAAATTATAATAAGGAGGTGCGCCAAGCGTGAGTCGTATTGGAAATAAACTCATTGATTTGCCTGAAAATGTTACCGTTAAGTTAGACGATAGTAAACATACAGTGACTGTTAAAGGACCTAAAGGTGAATTAACCAGACAAGTAAGCCCTAAAATTAAGATTACTCAAGAAGGTAATCAACTTAAGTTTGAACGTAGTAATGAAAATGACAAAGCAATTCACGGAACTACTCGTGCTAATGTCAATAATATGGTTATTGGTGTTAATGAAGGATTCCAAAAGAGCTTAGAATTAGTTGGTGTTGGTTATCGTGCTCAAAAGCAAGGTACAAAGTTAGTTTTAAACGTCGGCTATTCTAATCCAGTAGAAATGGTTACACCAGAAGGTTTGACTGTTGATGTTCCATCTAATACACAAATCAACATCAGCGGCATTAGTAAGCAAGAAGTTGGTCAATTTGCTGCTGAAATTCGTGATGTTCGTCCACCAGAACCTTATAAAGGTAAAGGTATTAAGTATGTTGATGAACATATTCGTCGCAAAGAAGGTAAGACTGGTAAATAAAACCAGTTAACTGATTAATTTTATGAGGTGAAAATTGTGATTACAAAACCAGATAAAAATAAGACACGTACTAAGCGTCATGCTCGTGTCCGTTCCAAAATCTCTGGTACTGCTGAGCGCCCACGCTTAAATGTATTTCGTTCTAATAAAAACATCTACGCTCAAGTTATTGATGACGTAGCGGGTGTCACGCTTGCAAGTGCCTCAACATTAGATAGTGAAGTTAAAGCTGGCAGCAAAACTGAACAAGCTAGTGAAGTTGGAAAGTTAATTGCTCAAAGAGCAGTAGCTGCAGGCAAGGAAAATGTCGTTTTTGATCGTGGCGGTTACATCTATCATGGTCGGGTTCAAGCTTTAGCAGAAGCAGCCCGTGAAAATGGACTTAAATTTTAGAAAGGAGGAATAAGACTTATGGCTTTTGTTGATCCATCTCAATTAGAATTAGAAGACCGTTTGGTTTCAATCAACCGTATTACTAAGGTTGTTAAAGGTGGTCGTCGTATGCGTTTTGCTGCGATTGTTGTTGTTGGTGACAAAAACGGACACGTAGGTTTAGGTACAGGTAAAGCACAAGAAGTGCCTGAAGCTATTCGTAAAGGCGTTGACAATGCTCAAAAGAATTTAATTGAAGTTCCTCGAGTTGGTACAACTATTCCTCACGAAATTATCGGTAACTTTGGTGCTGGTAGTGTACTATTGAAACCCGCTGTAGCCGGTTCTGGTATTGCTGCTGGGGATTCAGTTCGTGCAGTAATGGAATTAGCAGGTATTGATGATATTACTACTAAGTCATTGGGACGTAACACTCCTATTAATATGATAAGAGCAACAATTGATGGCTTATCAAGATTGAAAACATCTCAAGAAATTGCTAATTTACGTGGCATTTCAGTTGAAGAATTACAAGGTTAGGAGAGCACACAATGGCTAATAAAATTAAAATTACTTTAAAGCGTAGTGTTGCACACCGAATTCCCGCTCAACGTAAGGTTGCTAAAGAATTAGGTCTTGGCCGAGTAAATAGTTCAGTTGTTAAACCTGACAATGCGGCAATTCGTGGTGCAGTTTTAAAAATTGCTCATTTAGTTGATGTAGAAGAAGTTAAATAATTAAAGAGGAGGTGCCTTTAAAGTGAAATTGCATGAATTACAAACAAGTCCTGGATCTCGTCACTCACGCAAACGTGTGGGCCGTGGTACTTCATCTGGCTTTGGTAAGACTGCTGGTCGTGGTCAAAAGGGTCAATTAGCACGTAGTGGTGGTAAAACTCGTATTGGTTTTGAAGGTGGGCAAATGCCTTTATTCCGTCGGATGCCTAAACGTGGTTTTAATAACATTAACCGCAAAGAATATGCAATTGTTAATTTAGATGACTTGAACCAATTTCGAGCTGGTACTGAAGTTAATGCGCGCGTCTTACTTGAGGCTGGAGTTATTAAGAAAGAACTTTCTGGTATTAAACTTTTAGCTAATGGTGAATTAAAGAAGAAATTAACTATTAAAGTAAATAAAGTATCAAAAGCTGCAAAAGAGGCAGTTGAAGCTGCAGGTGGAACAATCGAGGTGATTTAATGCTAGGAACACTAAAAAATGCTCTCAAAGTCAAAGAAATACGAAAAAAAATCTTTTTTACGTTGTTTATTTTAGCGATTTATCGTTTGGGAGCACAAATTGCCGTTCCGGGTATTAATATTTCTGCGATGGAAAAGCTTAGTTCAACCGGATTAATTCCATTATTAGACACTGTTAGTGGTGGTGGTTTATCTAACTATTCCATATTCTCCATGGGAGTTTCGCCCTACATTACTGCACAGATTGTTATCCAACTTTTACAGACTGACATTGTTCCTAAATTTGTTGAGTGGAGCAAACAAGGTGAAGTCGGGCGGCGTAAGTTAAATCAAGTGACACGTTATTTAACAATTGTTTTGGCTTTTATTCAATCAATTGGTATTACGGCTGGATTTAATGCCCTTAGTGGTATGGGATTAGTTTCAAAACCGAGTGTACAAACATTCATTACTTTGGGAATTATTATGACCGGTGGATCAATGTTGCTTACTTGGATGGGTGAACAAATTACTGATAAGGGTATCGGTAATGGTGTATCAATGATTATTTTTGCCGGAATTGTAGCCCGATTGCCTCATGGGTTATACCAGTTAGTTCATGAGCAAATTATAAGTGCTAAAGGCAGCGAACTTTTGATTAATATTTTATTCATTGTTATTATTCTAGTGCTTATTTTATTAGTTACTCAGTTTACTACCTATGTACAGCAAGCTAATCGAAAGGTGCCTATCCAATATACTAGACGGGCAACTAGCGGTGGTTCTGAAAGTTATCTTCCACTAAAGGTTAATGTTGCTGGTGTTATTCCTGTTATTTTTGCGAGTTCACTAATTGTCACACCTTCTACGATTTTAATGGCCTTTCAAAAATCTCATGGTGGAGATACTTGGTTCCAAGTTTTGCAAAATATTTTTAGTTTGCAAACAACTACGGGCGCAATTGTATACACGGTTTTAATTGTTCTATTTACCTTCTTTTATGCATTTGTTCAAGTTAATCCAGAGAAATTATCTGAAAACTTGCAAAAACAAGGTGCCTATATTCCTGGGATTTGGCCAGGAAATGAAACAGTTAAATATGTTTCAGGGTTATTATTGCGTTTGTCTACTGTCGGATCAGTATTTTTAGGTTTGATTGCCTTACTGCCACAGTTAGCAACTAATATATTTGGTTTACCACAGTCAATTGGCTTAGGTGGTACTAGTTTATTAATTGTTGTTGGGGTTGCAATTGAAGCAAATAGACAATTAGAAGGATTATTAATGAAGCGTGAATATGTTGGCTTTATTCGTTAGTAATAAGGAGATAGCATAATGAATTTAATGCTTATGGGATTACCTGGTGCTGGTAAAGGCACTCAAGCAGAAAAAATTGTTGATAAATACCATGTCATTCATATATCTACGGGAGATATGTTTCGGGAAGCTATGGCTAACAAAACTGCAGTCGGGTTAAAAGCTAAGTCATTTATTGATCAAGGAGAATTGGTACCTGATGAAGTTACTAATCAAATTGTTCAAGAACGCTTGGCACAATCAGATGTTAATGAAGCAGGATATATGTTAGATGGTTTCCCACGGAATTTAGCTCAAGCTGAGGCTTTGGACCAGATTAACGCTAGTTTGAATAAAAAGCTTGATGCTGTGATTGATATTGATGTAGATCCCAAATTATTGGTTGAACGTTTGTCTGGTCGTTTCATTTGTCGAAAATGTGGAGCTACTTATCATAAGCTTTATAATCCACCCAAAGTTAAAGATACTTGTGATCGTTGTGGTAGCCACGATTTTTATCAACGTGAAGATGATCAACCAAAAACTGTTAAAAATCGCTTAGATGTAAATATTAAAATGAATACTCCATTAATTGATTATTATCAAAAGGCTGGAGTTTTAAAACGAGTCGATGGTGCGCAAGAAATTGACCAAGTATTCGCTCAAATTGATGCTTTTTTAAGTGAAATTAATTAATGCTTGGCAATACTTGTATTTGTATGGTATACTCAGCTGGTGAATTTACTAGTGAGTGCCACGCTCTCACTATTTTTGTGTTCAGAGGGAAACGAGGAGGAGGATACTTTTTTGGCTAAAGATGATGTAATCGAAGTTGAGGGAACTGTTTCTGATACTTTGCCAAATGCAATGTTCAAAGTTAAATTAGAAAATGGTGCGACAATATTGGCACATGTTTCGGGAAAGATTAGAATGCATTATATTCGTATTTTGCCTGGTGATAAAGTTACTGTTGAATTGTCACCATATGATTTGACTAAGGGACGTATCACTTACCGTTTCAGATAATAGTGTTAGTACAAAAAAGAGATCCGTCATTTATAGATGGGAGGATTTAATATGAAAGTAAGACCATCAGTTAAACCAATGTGTGAACATTGCAAAGTTATTAAACGCAAGGGTCGCGTAATGATTATATGTTCAGCTGATCCAAAACATAAACAAAGACAAGGTTAATAAAAGGAGGTTAATAACATATGGCACGTATTGCAGGTGTAGACTTACCTCGTGATAAACGAATTGTTATTGCGCTTACCTACATTTATGGCATTGGCAACACAACTGCACAGAAAATTTTGCAAAATGCCGGTGTATCCGAAGATGTTCGTACACGTGATTTGACACCAGATCAAGAAGAAAAAATTCGTGCAGAAGTTGACAGCGTCAAAGTTGAAGGTGACTTACGCCGTGAAATTAGCATGAATATTAAACGTCTACAAGAAATTGGTTCTTATCGAGGCATGCGTCATCGTCGTGGTTTACCAGTTCGTGGACAAAATACCAAAAACAACGCTCGTACACGTAAGGGCAAAAAAACTAGCATCGCTGGTAAAAAGAAATAGTTAGAGATAGGAGGTAAGCACATGGCAAACAAGAAGACAACGCGTAAGCGTCGTGTTAAGAAACATGTTGAAGCTGGAATTGCTCATATTCATTCTACTTTCAACAATACAATTGTAATGATCACTGATGTTCATGGAAATGCAATTTCCTGGTCTTCGGCTGGAGCATTAGGTTTTAAAGGAAGCCGTAAGTCAACACCATTTGCAGCACAAATGGCTGGTGAAGCAGCTGCAAAGGAATCAATGGAACAAGGTATGAAAACAGTTGAAGTTGCTGTTAAAGGGCCTGGTTCTGGTCGTGAAGCTGCTATTCGTTCCTTACAAACAACTGGTTTAGAAGTTACCGCTATTAGAGATGTTACTCCAGTGCCACATAATGGATCACGTCCTCCAAAGCGTCGTAGAGTATAGTTTTGACCTTGAGCAGAGAAATTTTTTTTGTTGCTAAAAATCGTTGTTGAAAGGGGCAAAACATAAATAATGATTGAATTCGAAAAACCGGTTATCACAAAAATTGATGAATCAGATAATTATGGCAAGTATGTCATCGAACCACTCGAACGTGGTTATGGCACCACTTTAGGCAATTCATTACGCCGCGTTTTGTTATCATCTCTTCCAGGAACAGCAGTTTCTGATATTCAGATTGATGGTGTTTTACATGAATTTTCAACTATTGACGGTGTCTTAGAAGATGTAACTGAAATTGTTTTAAATGTTAAGAAACTTTCATTAAAGTTACACACAGATAAAAAAATAGTTGAAATTAATGTTGATGGTCCTAAGCAAGTTACTGCCGCAGATATTGAAACAGATGCTGATTTAGAAATTCTAGATCCTGATCAGTATATTTGTTCTGTTGCAGATGGTGGTCATTTTCATATGCAAATGACTGTTAAAACTGGTCGTGGCTATACACCTGCAGAACAAAACAAAAATGATGATACCCCAATTGGTGTTTTACCTGTAGATTCAATTTTTACCCCCGTTTCTCGTGTCAACTATCAAGTTGAACATACTCGAGTAGGGAAACGTAACGATTTCGATAAATTAACTCTGGACGTTTGGACCAATGGCTCAATTGACCCACGTGAAGCAATTAGTTTAGCGGCAAAAGTTTTGACTGAGCATTTAACTATTTTTGTTGAGTTAACTGATGAAGCTAAAAATGCGGATATGATGATCGAAAAAGAAGAAACTCGCAAAGAGAAGAAGCTTGAGATGACCATCGAGGAACTAGATTTATCTGTACGTTCATATAATTGTTTGAAGCGGGCTGGTATTAATACAGTTCAAGAATTAACTGATAAAACTGAATCAGATATGATGAAAGTGAGAAACCTCGGACGTAAGTCGTTAGAAGAAGTCAAAGAAAAATTAGACAAACTAGGTCTTTCACTACGTCAAGATGATTAAGTGTAATAAGGAGGCAAAACAATGAGTTATCGTAAGCTAGGACGCGCTTCTGATATCCGTAAAGCAATGTTACGTGACTTAACAACCGATCTTTTTATTCATGAACGGATTGTTACCACTGAAACACGGGCTAAGGAAGTAAGAAGAACTGCTGAAAAAATGATCACTTTAGCTAAGCGTGGGGACTTGCATTCACGTCGTTTAGCTGCTCGCTATGTTCGTAATGAAGTTGCTAATATTAGCGAAGAAGATGATGCAGTAGTTATTCAATCAGCTTTACAAAAGCTGTTTAGTGATATTGCACCTCGTTATAAAGAACGCGAAGGTGGATATACACGTATTCTTAAGACAGCTCCAAGACGTGGAGATGCTGCTCCAATGGCAATAATTGAATTAGTATAATTTTTGATTATTTTAAATAGCTATTTAAATATCATTCTTTCGATTTGTAGTGAGCGTAACGATGTTGGTTAACAGCTAAGTCTAGCTCTAATGCTTTTGCGCTACTTTTCGGGAATGATTTTTTTGTATTTAGAATTGAGGAATTTTTGAGGATGTTTACCATACTCATCAATTGCTGCATGCCAGTGTTGTGCCAATAAATAATCCGAAGTCATATCGGGCTGGCCTTCAAAAAAATTTTGCGCGGTTCGGTAAGTGATTTTAGATGGTAATATTTTTAATTGTTGATATAGTCTCAAACAATAAGTATCAGGAATAAAAACGGGTTGTTCAAAGGCGTATAAAATCATGACATCAGCAGTTTCAGGACCGATACCATTAATTGCATTTAATTCTTGACGTAGTTGTGATAAGGGTAATTTTTTGATTTGATTAAAATCACAATCATATTTTATTATCCAATCTGCAAAATTTTGTATTCGCTTGGCCTTAATGCGATAAAATCCACTAGAATAAATTGCTTGTTCGAGTTCACTTGTATTCAATTGTCTAATGCGCCACCAAGTTTGATTATAAGGTGCTTTAAAGATTCCTAATGCTTGAAGCTGAGCGCTAGCTTTCATAACATTTTTGCTGGTAGTTTGTTGAATGAGAATCGATTCTACGAGCATGCGGTTGGGATTGGGATATATCCACCAATTATTAATTTCTGATTGATATATTTGAGTTAAGATGGTGATTGGATCAAATATAGACATTTAAATACTCCTTAACTTGAGACTATGATATTATACTCTAGAAAACTATTATAATTGTGGTGGGATTAATGAAGCAAATAGTATCTTTAAAAAATGTTACTTTTACATATGAAAATGCCAATAAACCAGCTTTAGACAATATTAATTTAGATATACCTGAACGAGAATGGGTAGCAATTGTGGGTTTAAATGGGAGTGGCAAAAGTACTTTAGCAAAACTTTTAAATGGAATTTTAGCTGCTGATTCTGGTGTAATTGAAATTGATGGCGAAGTGTTGTCCGAAGCAACAATTTGGCATATTCGTAAAAAAATTGGAATTATCTTTCAAAATCCTGATCATCAATTTGTTGGTGCAACTGTCGAAGATGATGTGGCTTTTGGCTTAGAAAATATCGGAATGAAACGTAGCCAGATGCTCAAAAGAGTGGCTTGGGCTTTGGCTCAGGTACATATGCAAAAATTCGCTCACAAATCTCCACAAACTTTGTCAGGTGGGCAAAAACAACGCGTTGCAATTGCAGGAATTATCGCTTTGCAACCTAAAATTATTATTATGGATGAATCGACAAGTATGCTAGATCCTAATGGCCGCCACGATATTTTAAAGATTATACAAGATTTGCAAGCGCAATTAGGTGTGACAGTTTTATCAATCACACATGATATGGCTGAAATTGTACAAGCAGATTCTGTAGTAGTTTTAAATCATGGCAAAATTCAAAAAAAAGCAACAGTAGCAGCATTATTTGATGAATTGGATGATCTCCAGCAGATGGGACTTCAATTACCTTTTACGCAACGATTACAACGCTCTCTGCAACTTGCAGGTATTCCAATAGTTTCAAGATATCAAACTAAACAGGGATTGGCAGATGAATTATGGCAATTACATTCGAACATGTAACACATATCTATCAACCAGATGGACCTTTAGCATATCAAGGGTTAACTGATGTAAGTTTTACTATTGATAAAGGTAGTTTTACAGCAATTATTGGACAAACGGGAAGTGGAAAATCAACGCTGGTTCAACATATGAATGCTTTATTGAAGCCGACTAAAGGGATAATCAAAATTGGCAATCGAACTATTACACCAGAAACTAAAAATAAACATCTAAAACCATTACGACAAAAAGTAGGGATGGTTTTTCAATTTCCAGAACAACAGTTATTTGCAGAAACTATTTTAGATGATATTAGTTTTGGACCTCAAAATTTTGGTATGGATGAGACAACAGCACATAAAATTGCGTTACAAATGTTAGAATTAGTACATCTTCCTACTAGCATAGCAGAAAAATCGCCCTTTGATTTATCAGGTGGACAGATGCGGCGCGTCGCTATTGCAGGAGTATTGGCTTCACAACCAGAAGTACTAATTTTAGATGAACCTACTGCTGGTTTAGATCCGCGAGGACACAAAGAATTAATGGATTTATTTGCGCAATTAAATCAAGAAGGTACAACTATTATTTTGATTTCTCACCAGATGGAAGATGTGGCCCAATACGCTCAACAAGTATTGGTTATGGATCAAGCTCGTCTAGTCCGTGATGATACACCACAAGTGATTTTCAATGATGCTGAATTTTTGAATAAGCATAATTTATTACAACCTGAAAGCACGCAATTTGCGCGAGAATTAGAGCGTAAGGGGTTTGAATTTAATAGCTTGCCAATTACTGAAGAACAATTAGTAAAACAGTTGTTGCCGCAATTAGGAGGCTCTCATGGGTAAAATGATTATTGGGCGTTATTTACCAGGAAAT
The nucleotide sequence above comes from Bombilactobacillus bombi. Encoded proteins:
- the rplF gene encoding 50S ribosomal protein L6; this translates as MSRIGNKLIDLPENVTVKLDDSKHTVTVKGPKGELTRQVSPKIKITQEGNQLKFERSNENDKAIHGTTRANVNNMVIGVNEGFQKSLELVGVGYRAQKQGTKLVLNVGYSNPVEMVTPEGLTVDVPSNTQINISGISKQEVGQFAAEIRDVRPPEPYKGKGIKYVDEHIRRKEGKTGK
- the rplR gene encoding 50S ribosomal protein L18; this translates as MKIVITKPDKNKTRTKRHARVRSKISGTAERPRLNVFRSNKNIYAQVIDDVAGVTLASASTLDSEVKAGSKTEQASEVGKLIAQRAVAAGKENVVFDRGGYIYHGRVQALAEAARENGLKF
- the rpsE gene encoding 30S ribosomal protein S5, which translates into the protein MAFVDPSQLELEDRLVSINRITKVVKGGRRMRFAAIVVVGDKNGHVGLGTGKAQEVPEAIRKGVDNAQKNLIEVPRVGTTIPHEIIGNFGAGSVLLKPAVAGSGIAAGDSVRAVMELAGIDDITTKSLGRNTPINMIRATIDGLSRLKTSQEIANLRGISVEELQG
- the rpmD gene encoding 50S ribosomal protein L30, whose amino-acid sequence is MANKIKITLKRSVAHRIPAQRKVAKELGLGRVNSSVVKPDNAAIRGAVLKIAHLVDVEEVK
- the rplO gene encoding 50S ribosomal protein L15, encoding MKLHELQTSPGSRHSRKRVGRGTSSGFGKTAGRGQKGQLARSGGKTRIGFEGGQMPLFRRMPKRGFNNINRKEYAIVNLDDLNQFRAGTEVNARVLLEAGVIKKELSGIKLLANGELKKKLTIKVNKVSKAAKEAVEAAGGTIEVI
- the secY gene encoding preprotein translocase subunit SecY gives rise to the protein MLGTLKNALKVKEIRKKIFFTLFILAIYRLGAQIAVPGINISAMEKLSSTGLIPLLDTVSGGGLSNYSIFSMGVSPYITAQIVIQLLQTDIVPKFVEWSKQGEVGRRKLNQVTRYLTIVLAFIQSIGITAGFNALSGMGLVSKPSVQTFITLGIIMTGGSMLLTWMGEQITDKGIGNGVSMIIFAGIVARLPHGLYQLVHEQIISAKGSELLINILFIVIILVLILLVTQFTTYVQQANRKVPIQYTRRATSGGSESYLPLKVNVAGVIPVIFASSLIVTPSTILMAFQKSHGGDTWFQVLQNIFSLQTTTGAIVYTVLIVLFTFFYAFVQVNPEKLSENLQKQGAYIPGIWPGNETVKYVSGLLLRLSTVGSVFLGLIALLPQLATNIFGLPQSIGLGGTSLLIVVGVAIEANRQLEGLLMKREYVGFIR
- a CDS encoding adenylate kinase; this encodes MNLMLMGLPGAGKGTQAEKIVDKYHVIHISTGDMFREAMANKTAVGLKAKSFIDQGELVPDEVTNQIVQERLAQSDVNEAGYMLDGFPRNLAQAEALDQINASLNKKLDAVIDIDVDPKLLVERLSGRFICRKCGATYHKLYNPPKVKDTCDRCGSHDFYQREDDQPKTVKNRLDVNIKMNTPLIDYYQKAGVLKRVDGAQEIDQVFAQIDAFLSEIN
- the infA gene encoding translation initiation factor IF-1, with the protein product MAKDDVIEVEGTVSDTLPNAMFKVKLENGATILAHVSGKIRMHYIRILPGDKVTVELSPYDLTKGRITYRFR
- the rpmJ gene encoding 50S ribosomal protein L36 produces the protein MKVRPSVKPMCEHCKVIKRKGRVMIICSADPKHKQRQG
- the rpsM gene encoding 30S ribosomal protein S13, whose protein sequence is MARIAGVDLPRDKRIVIALTYIYGIGNTTAQKILQNAGVSEDVRTRDLTPDQEEKIRAEVDSVKVEGDLRREISMNIKRLQEIGSYRGMRHRRGLPVRGQNTKNNARTRKGKKTSIAGKKK
- the rpsK gene encoding 30S ribosomal protein S11; this translates as MANKKTTRKRRVKKHVEAGIAHIHSTFNNTIVMITDVHGNAISWSSAGALGFKGSRKSTPFAAQMAGEAAAKESMEQGMKTVEVAVKGPGSGREAAIRSLQTTGLEVTAIRDVTPVPHNGSRPPKRRRV
- a CDS encoding DNA-directed RNA polymerase subunit alpha translates to MIEFEKPVITKIDESDNYGKYVIEPLERGYGTTLGNSLRRVLLSSLPGTAVSDIQIDGVLHEFSTIDGVLEDVTEIVLNVKKLSLKLHTDKKIVEINVDGPKQVTAADIETDADLEILDPDQYICSVADGGHFHMQMTVKTGRGYTPAEQNKNDDTPIGVLPVDSIFTPVSRVNYQVEHTRVGKRNDFDKLTLDVWTNGSIDPREAISLAAKVLTEHLTIFVELTDEAKNADMMIEKEETRKEKKLEMTIEELDLSVRSYNCLKRAGINTVQELTDKTESDMMKVRNLGRKSLEEVKEKLDKLGLSLRQDD
- the rplQ gene encoding 50S ribosomal protein L17, whose protein sequence is MSYRKLGRASDIRKAMLRDLTTDLFIHERIVTTETRAKEVRRTAEKMITLAKRGDLHSRRLAARYVRNEVANISEEDDAVVIQSALQKLFSDIAPRYKEREGGYTRILKTAPRRGDAAPMAIIELV
- a CDS encoding endonuclease III domain-containing protein produces the protein MSIFDPITILTQIYQSEINNWWIYPNPNRMLVESILIQQTTSKNVMKASAQLQALGIFKAPYNQTWWRIRQLNTSELEQAIYSSGFYRIKAKRIQNFADWIIKYDCDFNQIKKLPLSQLRQELNAINGIGPETADVMILYAFEQPVFIPDTYCLRLYQQLKILPSKITYRTAQNFFEGQPDMTSDYLLAQHWHAAIDEYGKHPQKFLNSKYKKIIPEK
- a CDS encoding energy-coupling factor ABC transporter ATP-binding protein → MKQIVSLKNVTFTYENANKPALDNINLDIPEREWVAIVGLNGSGKSTLAKLLNGILAADSGVIEIDGEVLSEATIWHIRKKIGIIFQNPDHQFVGATVEDDVAFGLENIGMKRSQMLKRVAWALAQVHMQKFAHKSPQTLSGGQKQRVAIAGIIALQPKIIIMDESTSMLDPNGRHDILKIIQDLQAQLGVTVLSITHDMAEIVQADSVVVLNHGKIQKKATVAALFDELDDLQQMGLQLPFTQRLQRSLQLAGIPIVSRYQTKQGLADELWQLHSNM
- a CDS encoding energy-coupling factor transporter ATPase, whose product is MAITFEHVTHIYQPDGPLAYQGLTDVSFTIDKGSFTAIIGQTGSGKSTLVQHMNALLKPTKGIIKIGNRTITPETKNKHLKPLRQKVGMVFQFPEQQLFAETILDDISFGPQNFGMDETTAHKIALQMLELVHLPTSIAEKSPFDLSGGQMRRVAIAGVLASQPEVLILDEPTAGLDPRGHKELMDLFAQLNQEGTTIILISHQMEDVAQYAQQVLVMDQARLVRDDTPQVIFNDAEFLNKHNLLQPESTQFARELERKGFEFNSLPITEEQLVKQLLPQLGGSHG